From the Chloroflexus aurantiacus J-10-fl genome, one window contains:
- a CDS encoding GAF domain-containing protein, which translates to MTELLAIIKLFFSDRKLAVRKFRAWIGREQRAASVAELLAIIKLFFSDHKLAIRKFRAWIGQERGALIWIWLLRFGGLFLFTIWTFLRFDNLNTNQRFYGTLFVLFMYTFQIGTAIGGFWKPETWKRPQVKLLQNIIETLLLSMAIYYLGSADGIFWTLYLIPILSAVRFLQNPYRTASILLTLGSSAITGLFVYPSPFGPFIPLTINSLGIAIIFVTRRTNLNPDALIDPRSEVAQILDHYQSGICIIDRKRRIQFVNAGLRRYFGEWQNDKTCYQYLGCVGENCTACLAPAGAANSTFRHTMIDSSGRKHDFEITVHHLAEDNYVLMFLDRPRAVQLELYEQLLDRIVERDDGGFNDALKQFLDSIREQFCAESVALFWLRDGRLERDLTSGPPLPFSETYEPGQGVTGLTLLRHPNSRFGCTIRVNNLDEHPKVLHANVSRYQQALPSGKVRHLLAVPINGRHRILGVIRLVNYLDRQTLDLHPHGFNRAHEFDLNIIAERLGRALEYRELSRKQEQQLAETRRFYRIYAASAEKRNVFETIVEEAMAAFPEASKCEIRRLNRSQQTLEYVYARHRRGFDYGTPPSPIVGINARALREGRIQFVPDTGQDADFIPGTAPIGAMMVAPLIGHLGIAGILALDYPSPRQFTPADQERFSAFATHAALAAEAFWRKEQEERLRHHIQRIGENISHGVEGVYQNTLDALRDLIGYDSASIQIRYGDYLRIEKHDGFADPDALQLISFDINDQRLPNHYVMTWNDPLCVADVRQDYPHFYEEADRYQSEHIRSILYIPLIAHGQSIGMIALDSRTVNFYRFGDSIIGILVASAAASAIENARLIEAQEKQRVNLSHLLKQSTSLVGINNQSALLDTYARLGFQMFECEHCAILLFPANEQPTIVSSLRQELSPEYVNLARQIMHEPEMVHLSGEQLTVYYEHYGLTDDTFDHLPSGRSRSLLAAPLCRNHQPIGVVVLENYAYEHENGFPDTTKDLFDLFRRQIVHSLESVNLRQSVRDQLGIDVHDMVNFLQGAVIFRNNRLIKQLEQGCDSDQVSPALQQINRAARYLYQELHHIQDDLRGTVNLERPFREILTEHIDFVQERIGHHVEIRLNLPDPVNLPPEIATILFRICREALANIAKHAGLQERTDGKVWIDLHVHEATFTLCIADNGRGLPADRDIHNAEQAYGIYSIKERAKRIGATVNIGNRPDGGVMIVVEGVLK; encoded by the coding sequence GTGACCGAACTCCTGGCAATCATCAAGCTGTTCTTCAGCGACCGCAAGCTCGCTGTGCGGAAATTTCGGGCCTGGATCGGTCGAGAACAACGAGCAGCGTCTGTGGCCGAACTCCTGGCAATCATCAAACTGTTCTTCAGCGACCATAAGCTCGCTATACGGAAATTTCGGGCCTGGATCGGCCAGGAGCGAGGCGCACTCATCTGGATATGGTTACTGCGCTTTGGTGGATTGTTCCTGTTTACTATCTGGACATTCCTCCGCTTTGATAATTTAAATACCAATCAGCGTTTCTATGGCACTCTTTTTGTACTGTTCATGTACACGTTCCAGATAGGAACAGCTATTGGTGGCTTCTGGAAGCCAGAGACATGGAAACGTCCACAAGTTAAATTGCTGCAAAATATTATCGAAACACTTTTACTAAGCATGGCGATCTATTATCTTGGTTCAGCAGATGGTATTTTCTGGACATTGTACCTGATACCGATTTTAAGCGCAGTACGCTTTTTGCAAAACCCTTACAGAACTGCTTCTATCCTGCTCACCCTGGGTAGTTCAGCAATCACCGGCCTGTTTGTCTACCCATCCCCCTTCGGTCCCTTTATCCCACTCACTATTAATTCGCTGGGTATTGCTATCATCTTCGTCACCCGTCGTACCAACCTGAATCCCGATGCATTGATCGATCCGCGTTCGGAGGTTGCGCAGATTCTTGATCACTACCAGTCAGGTATCTGCATTATCGACCGCAAACGACGGATTCAGTTTGTCAATGCCGGGCTGCGCCGATACTTTGGTGAATGGCAGAACGACAAAACCTGTTATCAGTATCTCGGCTGTGTGGGAGAAAATTGCACAGCCTGTCTGGCACCAGCCGGCGCAGCCAACAGCACCTTCCGCCACACAATGATTGATAGCAGTGGGCGCAAACACGACTTTGAGATTACTGTACACCATCTAGCCGAAGACAATTACGTGCTGATGTTTCTCGACCGTCCCCGGGCTGTTCAGCTTGAGCTATACGAACAGCTCCTGGATCGGATTGTGGAGCGTGATGATGGTGGTTTTAACGATGCCCTCAAACAGTTCCTGGATTCGATCCGTGAGCAGTTTTGCGCCGAGTCTGTGGCGCTCTTCTGGTTGCGTGATGGACGGTTGGAACGTGACCTTACCAGCGGGCCTCCCCTCCCGTTTAGCGAGACCTATGAACCAGGGCAGGGTGTAACCGGTCTCACCCTGCTGAGGCATCCCAATTCGCGCTTTGGATGTACCATACGGGTTAACAATCTCGATGAACACCCCAAAGTCCTGCACGCCAACGTATCGCGGTACCAGCAGGCATTACCGAGCGGCAAGGTGCGTCATCTGCTGGCGGTTCCGATCAACGGGCGCCACCGCATTCTGGGCGTCATTCGGCTGGTCAATTATCTTGACAGGCAGACACTCGATCTCCATCCCCACGGTTTTAACCGCGCCCATGAATTTGATCTGAACATCATTGCCGAACGTCTGGGACGGGCGCTCGAATACCGCGAACTATCGCGCAAGCAGGAACAACAACTGGCCGAGACGCGCCGCTTTTATCGCATCTATGCCGCCAGTGCCGAAAAGCGGAATGTCTTCGAGACGATTGTCGAAGAGGCAATGGCCGCTTTTCCTGAAGCCAGTAAATGTGAAATTCGGCGGCTGAACCGCTCTCAGCAGACATTAGAGTATGTGTATGCGCGTCATCGACGCGGTTTTGATTACGGGACGCCGCCCAGCCCAATTGTTGGCATCAATGCCCGTGCGCTGCGCGAAGGCCGGATTCAGTTTGTGCCGGATACCGGGCAGGACGCTGATTTTATCCCAGGTACGGCCCCCATCGGGGCCATGATGGTTGCACCGCTGATCGGTCATCTGGGAATTGCCGGCATCCTCGCGCTTGACTACCCGTCGCCACGCCAGTTTACACCTGCCGATCAAGAGCGTTTCTCGGCATTCGCTACCCACGCCGCGCTGGCAGCCGAGGCGTTCTGGCGCAAAGAGCAAGAAGAACGCTTACGTCACCATATTCAGCGGATCGGTGAAAACATTAGCCATGGTGTCGAAGGGGTGTATCAAAATACACTCGATGCTTTGCGCGATCTGATCGGATATGACAGTGCCTCAATTCAAATCCGTTATGGTGACTATCTGAGAATAGAGAAGCATGATGGGTTCGCCGACCCGGATGCGCTGCAACTTATTTCGTTCGATATCAACGATCAGCGGCTACCCAATCATTATGTTATGACGTGGAACGACCCATTGTGTGTGGCTGATGTCCGCCAGGACTATCCGCACTTCTACGAAGAGGCTGATCGCTATCAAAGCGAGCATATTCGGAGCATCCTGTACATTCCACTCATCGCTCACGGTCAATCGATTGGCATGATCGCATTGGATAGCCGGACGGTGAATTTTTACCGGTTCGGCGATAGCATCATCGGTATTCTGGTGGCGAGCGCTGCGGCATCAGCAATTGAAAATGCCCGCCTCATCGAGGCCCAAGAGAAACAACGGGTCAACTTAAGCCACCTGCTCAAGCAGAGCACCAGCCTGGTCGGTATCAACAATCAGTCAGCGCTGCTTGATACGTATGCCCGGCTGGGCTTCCAGATGTTTGAATGCGAGCACTGTGCGATCTTGCTCTTCCCGGCCAATGAGCAACCCACTATCGTCTCATCGTTGCGCCAGGAGCTTTCACCCGAATATGTCAATCTGGCAAGACAAATCATGCATGAACCGGAGATGGTTCACCTCAGCGGCGAGCAACTCACCGTCTATTACGAGCACTACGGCTTGACCGATGATACGTTTGATCACCTGCCGAGTGGGCGGAGTCGTTCGCTACTGGCTGCACCGCTCTGCCGTAACCATCAGCCGATTGGCGTGGTAGTGTTGGAAAATTATGCGTATGAACACGAAAACGGTTTCCCCGATACCACGAAAGACCTGTTCGATCTCTTCCGACGCCAGATCGTGCATAGCCTGGAGAGTGTCAATCTGCGCCAGAGTGTCCGCGATCAGTTAGGGATAGATGTTCACGATATGGTCAATTTTTTGCAGGGGGCTGTTATTTTCCGCAATAACAGGCTCATAAAACAACTGGAACAAGGGTGCGACTCTGATCAGGTCAGTCCCGCATTGCAACAGATCAACCGTGCCGCTCGCTACCTCTACCAGGAATTGCATCATATCCAGGATGATCTGCGCGGTACAGTAAATCTTGAACGTCCGTTTCGCGAAATTCTCACCGAACATATTGACTTCGTACAGGAACGGATCGGTCATCACGTAGAGATCAGGCTTAATCTGCCCGATCCCGTCAATCTACCCCCTGAAATCGCAACAATCCTGTTCCGTATTTGTCGGGAAGCGCTGGCCAATATCGCCAAGCATGCCGGTTTGCAAGAGCGAACAGATGGCAAGGTCTGGATCGATCTGCACGTGCATGAAGCGACCTTCACTCTGTGTATCGCCGACAATGGTCGCGGCTTGCCTGCTGATCGCGATATTCACAACGCCGAGCAGGCCTATGGCATTTACAGCATAAAAGAACGGGCAAAGCGCATTGGCGCTACTGTCAACATTGGTAATCGTCCAGATGGAGGGGTTATGATTGTTGTGGAAGGTGTGCTGAAGTAG
- the cas2 gene encoding CRISPR-associated endonuclease Cas2 encodes MKMFTVISYDIVDDQRRTSVMKVLKGYGVRVQYSVFEAILDAREFHDLSNQLRKIIDPGQDSIRCYRLDQVAAQRTVIYGIGLTTTDPTHYMV; translated from the coding sequence ATGAAAATGTTCACAGTTATCAGTTATGATATCGTCGATGATCAGCGTCGCACCAGCGTGATGAAGGTGCTGAAAGGATACGGTGTGCGCGTTCAGTACAGCGTCTTCGAAGCCATTCTCGACGCACGCGAGTTTCACGACCTGAGCAACCAGCTTCGCAAGATTATTGATCCAGGCCAGGATAGTATACGCTGCTATCGTCTGGACCAGGTAGCTGCTCAACGCACGGTCATCTACGGTATTGGCCTTACCACAACCGATCCGACACATTACATGGTATAG
- a CDS encoding ribonuclease HI family protein — protein MAGLGIVVRNEHGDVIRLYDECAPAHTSNEAEYWAFIVALRLVQRDFPNRRVRCLTDSRLVVDQLSGAAAVRREPLRTLYYTARTLVAQFPPQSLELVAIPRELNRLADALAWDALEGRRAILDRLTGLAE, from the coding sequence ATGGCCGGTTTGGGGATTGTGGTGCGAAATGAGCACGGTGACGTGATACGTTTGTACGATGAATGTGCACCTGCTCATACCAGTAATGAAGCTGAGTATTGGGCGTTCATCGTCGCGTTACGGCTGGTGCAACGCGACTTTCCAAATCGGCGTGTACGCTGTCTGACCGATAGTCGGCTCGTGGTCGATCAGCTTAGCGGTGCTGCCGCGGTGCGGCGTGAACCTTTGCGCACTCTTTATTACACTGCCCGCACCCTGGTCGCCCAATTTCCACCACAATCGCTTGAACTGGTAGCTATTCCCCGTGAGCTTAATCGGTTGGCCGATGCGCTTGCGTGGGATGCGTTAGAAGGACGGCGAGCCATCCTTGATCGGTTGACAGGATTGGCTGAATAA
- a CDS encoding helix-turn-helix transcriptional regulator, with the protein MATEENRRRRGGGTRRSSLLTFYRRLWLVRRLVRGAATARELIADARRAFDDEIYPSNATAALHHDFDALRELFYCTIKRTHHGRYALVDYGHLALFDLSDEELATFSFLVALFSDNITPNAHDVQHLLQRIIALLPSERRAVLERTTAHLQIETPATTTSPDGELLKRLQTTLGRHYIRFRYRSTHSPAQIEEDHRVAPYRLLVRDGHTYLEAFCLAAPHSAIINHYVTYRVDRIVAGSLLVEPKRLPPIAPPRKTWQIRYRLAAHVARQRDIALWFTNSSVTFLPDGSAEITAQTTDLWQARQVLLRYREHCQVIEPAELVDMIRTSLQKMQEYYQ; encoded by the coding sequence ATGGCAACAGAGGAGAATCGGCGACGGCGTGGTGGCGGTACACGACGTAGTTCGCTGCTGACCTTTTACCGTCGACTCTGGCTGGTGCGTCGTTTGGTACGAGGGGCGGCTACAGCGCGTGAACTAATTGCCGATGCCCGCCGTGCGTTTGATGATGAGATCTACCCATCTAACGCCACGGCTGCACTACACCACGATTTTGACGCCCTCCGTGAGCTGTTTTACTGCACGATCAAACGCACCCACCACGGCAGGTATGCGTTGGTCGATTATGGACATCTTGCCCTCTTCGATTTGAGTGATGAGGAATTGGCTACGTTCAGCTTTCTGGTAGCACTTTTTTCCGACAACATAACCCCCAATGCGCATGACGTTCAGCACCTGCTACAACGGATCATTGCGCTCTTACCGTCCGAGCGGCGGGCAGTGTTGGAGCGCACTACGGCACACCTTCAGATCGAGACACCTGCCACAACCACGTCACCCGATGGAGAATTGCTGAAACGATTGCAAACCACGCTTGGCCGGCATTATATCCGCTTCCGCTACCGTTCTACCCATAGCCCGGCACAGATCGAAGAAGATCATCGGGTAGCCCCCTATCGTTTACTGGTACGCGATGGCCATACATATCTCGAAGCCTTCTGCCTGGCTGCACCGCACAGCGCGATCATTAACCATTACGTTACCTATCGTGTTGATCGGATCGTGGCAGGATCGCTGTTGGTAGAACCGAAGCGATTGCCACCAATTGCACCGCCACGTAAGACCTGGCAGATCCGCTATCGCCTGGCTGCTCACGTCGCCCGGCAGCGCGATATAGCCCTTTGGTTCACCAACAGTTCCGTCACATTTCTCCCCGATGGGAGTGCCGAGATCACTGCGCAAACAACCGATCTCTGGCAGGCACGTCAGGTGTTACTTCGCTATCGTGAACATTGCCAGGTGATCGAACCGGCAGAACTGGTGGACATGATTCGCACCAGTCTCCAAAAGATGCAGGAGTACTATCAATGA
- a CDS encoding reverse transcriptase domain-containing protein, producing the protein MLVFPRYSGPSLIEQVCTVENLTNAWRRVRSNIKVSRRTRSAGIDQITLHDFAADWPNQMVRLAEELRDGSYRPLPPRRVAIAKASGGERAIAILTIRDRIAQRAVQQVLTPLFEPLFLDCSYGSRLAVGVPEAIERVVRYTEQGLIWVIDGDIRAYFDSIDHGILLGLLRQRIDEPAILHLIAQWLAVGSVHTETPDETLPDSPLVALLRRSGELIHEALNAPSDPLPTAYDYPDLSRPASPHSGIPTGLFAALSLAQPAFEIARQLTPLLKRIGAQRLAVGGALAVGTVLLSELVHRAQASHDRRGTLQGGPLSPLLANIYLHPFDLAMTAHGARMVRFVDDFVVMCPDRTTAEHTLVLVERQLATLRLTLNPQKTRIVAYAGGIEFLGQALAPRRRQGFLHGISDFHSAEQRLREHVERLRRPDKPPTSDR; encoded by the coding sequence ATGCTGGTCTTTCCACGCTATTCAGGCCCATCACTGATTGAACAGGTTTGCACGGTTGAAAATCTCACCAATGCCTGGCGACGTGTGCGCTCGAACATCAAAGTGTCGCGGCGTACTCGTAGTGCCGGGATTGATCAGATAACGCTGCACGATTTTGCCGCCGACTGGCCGAATCAAATGGTTCGGCTGGCCGAGGAGCTACGTGATGGGAGCTATCGTCCATTACCGCCACGGCGGGTAGCGATTGCCAAAGCGAGTGGCGGTGAACGGGCCATTGCGATTCTGACCATCCGTGATCGAATTGCGCAACGGGCCGTCCAACAGGTCTTAACGCCACTCTTTGAACCACTATTTCTCGACTGTTCGTATGGGTCGCGATTGGCAGTTGGTGTCCCGGAGGCAATTGAACGAGTGGTTCGCTATACCGAACAAGGGTTGATCTGGGTTATTGATGGTGATATTCGTGCGTATTTTGACTCTATCGATCACGGGATTCTCCTAGGCCTGTTACGACAACGGATTGATGAACCGGCGATCCTGCATCTCATCGCTCAATGGCTGGCCGTTGGCTCTGTCCATACTGAGACCCCAGACGAGACCCTGCCTGATAGTCCTCTCGTTGCGCTGCTGCGTCGGAGTGGCGAATTGATCCATGAGGCATTAAACGCCCCATCCGATCCACTACCGACAGCGTATGACTATCCCGATCTCTCCAGGCCGGCGTCGCCTCATTCCGGTATACCAACCGGTCTATTTGCTGCACTCAGCCTCGCTCAACCGGCATTCGAGATCGCTCGCCAACTGACCCCTCTACTGAAGCGGATCGGTGCCCAACGCCTGGCAGTAGGCGGCGCATTGGCTGTGGGGACAGTTCTGTTGAGCGAGCTTGTCCATCGAGCACAGGCCAGCCATGATCGGCGTGGCACCTTGCAGGGTGGACCACTCTCGCCGTTGCTGGCAAACATCTACCTCCATCCATTTGACCTGGCGATGACCGCGCACGGAGCCAGGATGGTACGCTTCGTTGACGACTTTGTCGTGATGTGTCCTGATCGCACGACTGCTGAACACACCCTCGTTCTGGTAGAACGCCAACTGGCCACGTTGCGCTTAACGCTCAACCCCCAGAAGACCCGGATTGTGGCTTACGCTGGTGGAATTGAATTTCTCGGTCAGGCATTAGCACCGCGACGTCGGCAAGGTTTTCTCCATGGAATCAGCGATTTTCATAGCGCTGAACAGCGGTTACGCGAACACGTTGAACGACTACGCAGACCAGACAAACCACCGACATCTGATCGATAA
- a CDS encoding TIGR02710 family CRISPR-associated CARF protein, with product MDFSEQLERFIARVDKRRTPALIIPGSRQADTAALLIAALRPERVAFLLTPETTNFPAQMAERLGRQPDAGWLCKTARYTDINQVYRELRAVIEAWSDLEREQILVDLTGGTKPMTVGLAKAAYVLGLGTVYIESDYAQNRVIPGTQRLIEPSDPYEVFGDLEAGEARRFFNAHDYVSAERIYADLARRVPAEDGTFYACMAQLARAYTQWESFDITTAVKTMADLLAHPLPARLALYQSTLHDHYQALISLDATIKAMSNQQQALTTLANRQAILPLLGSLYANALRRETQRRYDTAALLRYRCLELMSQHRLATRGVWVEKPDLDQLKAQIPDLDRSYRAVERTLGFRERGLQPNRDGQYSSITLLNGYMLLTALSDPLIQTITLTDIRQRVNVRNKSILAHGFRQITEAEYREFARVVEQLLDQFFTIAQEQRSSWEERYRFIELPAT from the coding sequence ATGGATTTCAGCGAGCAATTAGAACGCTTCATCGCACGGGTTGACAAGCGGCGCACGCCGGCCTTGATCATTCCCGGTAGCCGGCAGGCCGATACCGCCGCATTGTTGATTGCCGCCCTGCGACCGGAACGAGTCGCATTCTTGCTGACGCCGGAAACAACCAACTTTCCCGCCCAGATGGCAGAAAGGCTTGGACGCCAGCCCGACGCTGGATGGCTTTGTAAAACGGCTCGCTATACCGACATTAATCAAGTATACCGCGAATTGCGGGCCGTGATTGAAGCGTGGTCTGATCTGGAGCGTGAGCAGATTCTGGTTGATCTGACCGGCGGCACCAAACCGATGACGGTAGGGCTGGCGAAGGCAGCTTACGTCCTGGGGTTGGGTACGGTCTACATTGAGAGTGATTACGCACAGAATCGCGTCATCCCCGGCACACAGCGACTGATCGAACCATCTGACCCCTACGAGGTCTTTGGTGATCTGGAAGCCGGGGAAGCCAGGCGTTTCTTCAACGCCCACGACTACGTCAGTGCTGAACGAATCTACGCCGATCTGGCCCGACGGGTGCCGGCAGAAGATGGCACCTTCTATGCGTGCATGGCGCAACTGGCACGCGCGTATACACAGTGGGAGTCGTTTGACATAACGACCGCGGTGAAGACAATGGCCGATCTGCTGGCGCATCCGCTGCCGGCCAGGCTGGCACTGTATCAATCCACCTTGCACGATCACTATCAGGCCCTGATCAGCCTGGATGCCACGATCAAGGCAATGAGCAATCAGCAGCAGGCACTGACAACCTTAGCCAATCGGCAAGCGATCCTGCCCCTGCTCGGTTCGCTCTACGCCAATGCTCTACGTCGCGAAACTCAGCGCCGCTACGACACCGCAGCGCTGTTGCGCTACCGCTGTCTGGAATTGATGAGCCAGCACCGGCTGGCAACCCGTGGGGTGTGGGTAGAAAAACCCGACCTCGATCAGCTCAAAGCACAAATCCCAGACCTCGATAGAAGCTATCGTGCAGTTGAACGGACACTCGGCTTTCGCGAACGAGGACTCCAACCGAACCGCGACGGTCAATACAGCTCAATCACCCTGCTCAATGGCTATATGTTATTAACGGCTCTCAGTGATCCCCTGATCCAGACCATCACGCTCACCGACATCCGGCAACGGGTGAATGTACGGAATAAGAGTATTCTGGCCCACGGCTTCCGGCAGATTACCGAAGCCGAATACCGTGAATTTGCCAGGGTGGTGGAACAGCTTCTGGATCAATTCTTCACCATCGCCCAGGAGCAGCGGTCGTCCTGGGAAGAGCGGTACCGGTTTATCGAGCTGCCCGCAACATAG
- the cas6 gene encoding CRISPR system precrRNA processing endoribonuclease RAMP protein Cas6 translates to MKDQFCLPALSVLRLRISLRLASAARLPAFKGALFRGALGYALQRIGCPPVCWGHGSTCPAAIPLCAYRELFEVALPSDKAVLHDLRDAPRPFVIELPLDQRRQYAAGDVLEANILLFGQGINLLAHVILAFADVARTGLGRYQVQARLEQVEALAYGQPFGVPIYRDGERLFSAHALPIFNLAELRLRATRQSPRVRLVLRTPLRIKTRGSLMERFEMPALVQAIAWRLHALNYCYGSEPWNVDYRPVIDEARQITIAHDTTHWVDWERSSTRPGKRQSMILGGLIGSVTLHDVPPAVQSLLLAASVVHVGKACVFGHGQLELDHAL, encoded by the coding sequence ATGAAAGATCAGTTCTGTCTGCCGGCGTTGAGTGTTTTACGACTCAGAATTTCGTTGCGTCTGGCGAGTGCAGCACGCCTTCCCGCCTTCAAAGGGGCACTCTTCCGCGGTGCTCTGGGGTATGCGTTGCAGCGGATCGGATGCCCCCCGGTATGTTGGGGACACGGTAGCACCTGTCCGGCGGCAATTCCGTTGTGTGCGTACCGTGAATTGTTTGAAGTCGCATTGCCGTCTGACAAGGCCGTACTACACGATTTGCGCGATGCCCCCCGTCCCTTCGTTATCGAGCTACCGCTCGATCAGCGACGGCAGTATGCAGCCGGTGATGTCCTGGAAGCGAATATCCTGCTGTTTGGGCAGGGGATCAACCTGCTGGCACACGTGATCCTGGCCTTCGCCGATGTCGCCCGCACCGGCCTGGGCCGTTATCAGGTGCAGGCACGTCTCGAACAGGTGGAAGCCCTGGCCTATGGACAACCGTTCGGGGTGCCGATCTATCGTGATGGCGAGCGTCTGTTTTCGGCGCATGCATTGCCGATCTTTAATCTGGCCGAGTTACGTCTCCGTGCTACCAGACAATCACCACGGGTCCGTTTAGTCTTACGCACGCCATTGCGGATTAAGACGCGCGGTAGCTTGATGGAGCGGTTTGAGATGCCGGCACTGGTTCAGGCAATTGCCTGGCGTCTGCATGCGCTGAACTACTGTTACGGGAGTGAACCCTGGAACGTTGATTACCGACCGGTGATCGATGAAGCCCGCCAGATCACGATTGCCCACGATACAACGCATTGGGTTGATTGGGAACGTTCGAGTACTCGCCCCGGTAAGCGCCAGTCAATGATACTCGGTGGACTCATCGGATCGGTCACCTTGCATGATGTACCGCCGGCAGTTCAGAGTCTGTTGCTGGCGGCGAGTGTGGTTCACGTGGGTAAGGCATGCGTGTTTGGTCACGGTCAACTGGAACTAGATCATGCCCTTTGA
- the cas1 gene encoding CRISPR-associated endonuclease Cas1, which translates to MATLYIQEQGTTVRKRDNQIIIIRDGSILQEIPLNKVDQIVLMGRGVQISTALLVELLLRGIPVMITNQHGSRHYATLSAGPSRFGPLRLRQSQLIIDPVWSLELVRGIVAAKLAAQRLILSGTGWPSAAGAIAQIDTALQRLPAATTLDIARGFEGAAAAAYFGAWRNVFQQGWGFQGRAFHPPPDPINALLSFGYTLLLHDVLSAVQFTGLDPYLGVFHAVETGRPSLALDVMEEFRPLVVDRLVLSLITTGTITRSQFVRTQSEQPNAIYLTPDARKLVVSRYEALMKAPFRLSDGTQTAMRRVILLQTQMVARMIRGEQAAYEGVIR; encoded by the coding sequence ATGGCTACGTTATACATTCAGGAACAGGGGACGACCGTGCGCAAACGGGACAATCAGATCATCATCATCCGTGACGGTAGTATCCTGCAAGAAATACCGCTGAATAAAGTCGATCAGATCGTCCTCATGGGGCGTGGAGTCCAAATCTCAACGGCTCTCCTGGTCGAATTGTTGCTACGGGGCATTCCCGTGATGATCACAAATCAACACGGTAGCCGTCATTATGCAACGCTAAGTGCGGGTCCGTCGCGTTTTGGCCCATTACGTCTACGCCAGAGTCAACTGATTATCGATCCGGTCTGGTCACTCGAACTGGTTCGTGGGATTGTGGCTGCAAAACTGGCCGCGCAACGCCTCATTCTTTCTGGGACAGGTTGGCCGTCTGCTGCTGGGGCCATTGCTCAGATCGATACGGCTCTTCAGCGATTGCCCGCTGCCACGACCCTTGATATAGCGCGGGGCTTTGAAGGGGCAGCCGCCGCAGCCTATTTCGGTGCCTGGCGCAATGTCTTTCAGCAAGGATGGGGATTTCAGGGGCGCGCCTTCCATCCGCCACCCGATCCTATCAATGCCCTGCTCTCATTTGGATATACCCTCTTGTTGCACGATGTCCTGAGCGCAGTTCAATTTACCGGCCTCGACCCGTATCTGGGGGTTTTTCATGCCGTTGAAACCGGTCGGCCATCATTAGCGCTTGACGTCATGGAAGAATTTCGACCACTGGTTGTTGATCGCCTGGTACTCAGCCTGATCACAACCGGCACAATAACGCGGAGTCAATTCGTGCGTACTCAATCTGAGCAGCCAAACGCAATCTACCTGACTCCCGATGCCCGCAAACTGGTGGTCAGTCGCTATGAAGCCCTCATGAAGGCGCCATTCCGCCTGTCTGACGGCACGCAGACGGCCATGAGGCGGGTTATTCTCTTACAAACCCAAATGGTGGCCCGCATGATTCGTGGCGAACAGGCTGCCTACGAAGGAGTCATTCGATGA